The sequence CTGAAAATGCATATATAGCTATAGATCTGTAGTTCAACATGTTACTGCAAATCTACCCAACTATTCCATTACTTGAACAGTCTTATTCCATATACTGGGGTATATTCATGTGATCTGGGGGGAATATTTATCAATGTGTCGATCATTGATTGTGTTGTGagataatacaaaaacaaaacttatgGTATCATGTTTGCCAGCCTCCCGTGAAAGGTCCATCATCACCCGTGGACTGGaatctttctcctccttctcctgcatCCGCTTCAGGCCCACCAGAAGTACTGACCGTGACTGGCTGAGCATTGAATCTCAGAATGGGTAAGAAAACTGAAGAAATTAAGAGCTCGTGTTAAAAGATGTTGTCAAACGTCAATCTTCAACTTATATTTCATTCTGTCCAGCTGTTGGTCTTACGTTGGCCGTCGTGGTGGTAAGCAGGTGGTATCTCTGGCCCGTAGTGGATGTCTTTACCATGGCACCGTTCAGCATGAGCTGCTCCATGCTCTGGGATTCAACCATGAACAAACCCGCTCTGACAGGGACAACCACATCAGAGTCGTGCTGGGCAATGTCCAGTCTGGtaatataaatgtttgttttccccaCAGGAATATTAGAATGGAAACCACTATAATAATGTCAGTTTCTCTAACATGAGGACAGTTAAACCAACTGTCCACATTACACCAACTTTCTCTGGTTTCtattttcctcctgcctggcaaCGCCATCTTCAACATtttttgtccaatataatcactatccttcctctgcatgtgactaaacaatctcaaccttgactctcttactttatttccaaactgttcaaTCAGAGCTGTCCcttgaatatgctcatttctcaTCCTGTCCAttctggtcactcccaacaaaaatctcagcatcttcagttctgccacctccagctccactgtctccaagccatgcACCATCACAGGTCTCACTaccatcttgtagaccttccctttcatcTTTGCTGCTattcttctgtcacacatcacgcCTAATacttgtctccacccactccatcCTGCCTGCACTgccttcttcacctctcttgtacACTGTCCTTTGCTTTGGGGGGTTGTTAATAATTGTTTTAACCTTTAATTGGTTTTGCAATTGAGACCTAGCCAATGACTTTGGTCAAACAAAAGTGTGATGGCTCACAGCCTCACAACAAGGACCTGGGTTAGAATCCCAGTTagagaaagaaatggaaatTGATATCTACACTGTACCATAGGTTTAGGTGTTTTGTCTGAGGGCTTTTTTGAATTGAGTGCATGGTTTACCCATGTGTGCGTAGGTTCTTCAGGCACTCcatcttcctcccacagtccaaagacatgcagatgcTTTGGTTGATTAGACACAAAtgcccataggtgtgaatgtgagagaagAGTTGTCTCTGTAtattggccctgtgatggactatcCATGTTGTACCCTTCCTTTTACCCTATGTCAGGTTAGATTGGCTCTAGCTCCCCCTGTGATCCTCAAGAGgatatatttgttaaaaaatgaatagaaaataaaataattttgacCCCTTTTTGCTCGTCTTAGGCATGGAGCACAACTTCAGGAAGATAGCCACCCTCAACCAGGGCACTTCCTATGATTACAACTCTGTCATGCAGTACCACAAGTAAGAACTGACTACACATCAGCCCTCCTGTGTGTcttcatatatgtgtgtgtgtgtgtgtgtgtgcatctgttgcCATTTACATGCTCTATGTCCTGTTGTAGATATGCCTTCTCTAAGAACAACCAGCCCACCATGATTCCAATCCCTAACGCCAATGTGTCCTTCGGCAATGCTAAAGAGATGAGCCGCCTCGATATTGCAAGGCTCAACACACTCTACAAATGCTGTGAGTTCATCATGAATAAACATACACATAATATCACCAACACACTTATAATCCACTGTGTACTCTTTTACACAGGAATCCAGTCAGAAGACCTGATCGACTCTGTATATCACTTATTGATCAATCAATAAAGTAATTGAAACTATGATACAGCAGCCTTCTTTCATTCTctcattacatcctttttgtctcatttctgggcaacattttaacaaaaatcCATCGTAACTATTTTACTCTTATAGTGACTGCTAATAAGATGAATGATTGCTCTATTGTTTCCATATCGTCAGCATTTTTCCTACTGGCTGTTTCTTTAGCGATCACAGATCCAAGTGCACATGTGCAACGCTTTACGGCACAGCTACTGCTTCCAGTGATATTCACTGCTCCATCTGAAAGCACAAAATAGTTTTTTGGTCTTGTGAGTACTGTAAAATATAATCCTGCTGTTGCTACTTTTGGTAAAGAATTAGCGACTTTAGGTTTAGGTGGTGAGATATTCTGATGTTCACATTTGCTGATATAATGATGACAACATCACTGAACGTTAGCTGCTGTTTTTAAGGTGATCTCTGTTAACGTTATCGTCAGATAAACATTTAGGTAGGCTATAATAGAATTGAATGCACAAAACAAACGAGTTTAAGGAGAAGAAAATATCCTGCTACATCCGGAACTACAGAGTGGAAAAATACTTCAGGAGTGCTGTTCAAAGACCTGACGACCAAAGACACGTGTCCACTATCTACTGTCACACTGACAGCTGTGGGTGGTCTCTAAAGTTTATGATACATTTTAGGTATGTGATTCAAAGATAATCATAACAGAACTTAACTCAGTTAAATTCATTACAAAAACTCATCAGCCCCAGTTGAAACAAGAGCCTTTCTACGtggagcttgcatgttctccctgtgtgtgtgggttttctctgggttctcctcccacagtctcgAAATGGTTGAatggtagatagatagatagatagatagatagatagatagatagatagatggatggataaggGCATTGCATGGGCATtgctggatctggatcctgcaacctgcaagatgaggacacagagagagagtaagagagagagagagagggggaaaggaaagaaagacacaaactagggggagaaagaacaaggttaatgacatacaatcaagtcatattcataccctgagtggtcatcaagttAGGGTTATCAACTGATGGGTGCCGGTTACCGTGGTGGTACAACCAGTCAGGTTGTGGGCCTTCGCAGCTCCTCAGCGATGTCTTCACCTGTTGTTACTGGATGCACTGGCCACTGGTTGGGTGGCAGCTGcaggaattgaattgaattgaattgaatgactttattcaaatcaaaatcaaatcacttttattgtcattaagctgtacatacaacaagtagtgcaacaaaaagagagagcgttTCACAGGGATctaaagatttaaatatttaaatacacattcaaACCCCCcacacgcacattcacactTCCCTAAGACGTTAAGCAGCAATTGTCAGTGTAGAGTACATTGTATCAATGTAAATGATATTTAGCAGCAGACCTGTTAAATTGCAGTACAGTTAAACATTGCAGTACAGTTAAAGTGCCAAGTGAAATGCTATGTAAttacaaaaagagaaaagaagaaaacaagactGGAGAGAAATAAAGCAGAACAGATTAAGGTGCAATAGTGATTGTCGTCCAGATTCATATCAGCAATTCAGCATTCTGACAGCTTGTGGAATAAAGCTGTTGATCAGTCTGTTGGTTCTGCCTTTTATGCTCCGGAAGCGTTTGCCTGATGGCAGCAGTTCAAAGAGTTTGTTGAGAGGATGTAAGAGGTCATTGACGATGGTCAGTGCCCTCTTCTTACAGCGGGACTGGAATAGTTCTTGGATAGAGGGGAGGGAAACTCCGATGACCCTCTCCGCCCCCCTGATGATCCTCTGCAGGGCTTTTTTGTCTGACATGCTGCAGCTGGAGTACCATGTGGAGATGCAGTATGTCAGGACGTTCTCAACTACACCTCTGTAGAAGGTCGTGAGGATGCTGGGTGGGAGAGAGGTTTGTTTCAGCTTCCTCAGGAAGTATAGTCTCTGCTGGGCCCGTTTTGTGATATAAGAGGTGTTCTTATTCCAGCTTAGGTCCTGCGAGATCTGCACTCCTAGGAACTTGATGTTCTCCACTCTCTCCACTGTACGGCCGTTGATGCTGAGGGGGGCGTGCTCTGGTTGTGATTTCCGGAAGTCGATGATCATCTCCTTCGTTTTGTCCACGTTGAGCAGCAGATTGTTTTCCCTGCACCAGTCCTCCAGGTGTTGAACTTCGTCCCTGTACATAgcttcctcacttcctcactACCACGGTGGCGTCGTCCGCAAACTTGATGATCTGGTTCCCCTCGTGTCTGGGTGCACAGTCATGAGTCAGCAGTGTGAACAGCAGTGGGCTGAGCACACAGCCTTGGGGGGATCCAGTGCTCAGTGTGATGGAACTGGAGTTTCCATCCCAGGAGAGATGCACCCAGGTTTGGGCCAGACAGCAGAGGCTCGTTGAGGTTTTTGACCTTATAGGTGTAAGAACAGTTGAACACGATACGGTTTTTCCCTTTGTGTGTCACCAGGTGATGGGGAGTAAACCACGACTCTTTGGTAGTCTTCACTGCTCCTGACTAAATGTTACTCACCCGTAACAATGGGGTGGCGTATCTGAGGACTCCATCTACCTTTTCCCTCCTCATCTTCATGTCTAGAAGGTTCATGGCCTCTTGGTCTCTAATCACCAGCTTTTAATTTCTGTATGGCAGGGTATCCAGCCAAGCCTGGTCTTCACCGCCACTGGACCCCGAGGTTCAATCGGCGTCAGAACCTATGAGGAGTGGGAGAGATTTTGAAGGTCACTGATGAGCCATGTAATGTTCTTGCATCTTGCCAAACTGTTTTCAGGGTGAGGCTCTCTGGAGTTCCCTGAAGCTGCAGCCTCTGGACAGCCTCTTGGAGGAGGATCGTCCTCTCTGAACCATAATCTAAGATTGTGTATGTCTCCAGGGTGTGGTCGCCATTACGCAGTAGCACCTTACTGACCTTCAAAAGGACCTTATTGCAGCCAGCACGCCAAACCAGGTACAAAACATCTGTCGCTGACCTTAACTCTGTACCAATGGCTGGATCCTCTTAAATCACATGCTCTGTCATACAATCTTCAGAACACTGATTCATAAGAAAAATGTTGACTACCCAGCACTACCTTATGTAGATATATTCTACATATCATGTTTTACCTAAAAGAATATAATTTAGATGTGACCTCATTTATTTACCAACATTTTAATGAgtaatttcattttgaaaaaaaaattcaggtTCTCAGGTACTGTAACCAATTATGTGTACATTTATCTGGTAATTTAATTATGTAACTTAGTTATATGTAACTTGTTACTCCCCAACACTGCTTATAGCATGATAGTTTATTAATTATTGGTCCTTATGTCAATCTTTAACATTTGCCTTATTGACCAGCTAGGGATAAATTACTGTATGTTAgtaaaacatgttataaaacaatacatactACACTTGATTTGAGACAGTAACATTGTAGACCCTTTGTTGAATTGCCCTTCGTCCTAGGGTTGGTAGGTAAGGTTCCAGGgatcattttgaattgaaaattccaagcccctttcttcagactacCCTCCGAAGCTACTACGTCCTTGGGCCGTAGTACGCAGGCCCAAGGACTTAGCTGAAAATATGGCTGTCGACGCCTACGAAATATAGCCTTTGGATAAACTGTATACAAACAGTAGACAGTCCTACAGGGCTAAATCACTAGCTCACCTTGGACAGTCTGAGCATACATCCCTGCTACTTATTCCTGCATACACCCCCTACGGAAACAAGCTCCGATCAAGTCCCAGATTATCACCACTTGGCCCGAGGATGCTTCCCACCAGCATGCAGGACTGCTTCCAGAGAACCGACTGGGAGGTTTTTGATCACCAGGACCTGGAGAATCACACTTCAGTGGTTCTGGATTACATCAGGTTCTGCACGGATAATGTCACCAGGGACAGATGTATAAGGATTTATCCCAACAGAAAGCCATGGATgacagaggaggtgcagagcCTGTTGACAGCCAGGAACACTGGGTTCAGGTCTGGGGACAAGGTACTCTACAGTGCCGCCAAAGCCAACCTAAAAAGAGGCATCCGCGAGGCCAAGGTAGCATACAGAAGAAAGATAGAGGACCCACATCAGGAGTAATGACACCAGACAGGTGTGGCAGGGTGTCCAGCACATCACCAGCTATAAACCCAGCAACTCCTGGGCTGCTGAGGGGGACTCTTCTCTGGCAGAGAAGCTTAACATCTTCTTTGCCTGTTTTGAGGTGACACCTACATCAGCCCCACCTCAGCCACCTGCTCACAGCAGCCTCACACTCACGGCTGGAATGCTGCAGGACCCGATGGTGTAGCTGGTTGGGTGCTGAAAAACTGTGCGGACCAACTGGCTGGAATTTTCACCACAATCTTCAACCGGTCCCTGTCACAGGCCGCTGTCAGGCCACACCGCCCTGCCTAAAGTCCTCCACCATAGTCCCACTGCCAAAGAAACCCTGCATTACCACCCTAAATGACTACCGCCCAGTGGCACTTACACCGgtcatcatgaagtgctttgagaaACTGGTACGGAGTCAAATCATCTCCTGCCTGCCAGCTGACCTGGACCCCTTTCAATTTACAAAGCAATGAGATCCACGGAGGATGCTGTTTCCACAGCACTTCACACCGCGCTGACCCACCTGGAACAACTAGGGAGCTATGTAAGAATGCTGTTTGTGGACTTCAGCACGGCGTTCAACACCATCCGTCCAGAGAGGAAGGCGCTTCACAGGGTCGTCAGggcagcaaagaaaacaataggCGGCCCCCTCCCCACACTGGAAGAGATCTACACCTCCAGATGCCGCAAGAGGGCAATAGACATTTCAAAGGACTATTCACACCCTGGTCATTGTCACTTCCAGCTTCAGGCAAGAGATACAGAACAATGAAATCCAGGACAAACCGtctaaaaaaacagtttttaccCAAAGGCAATCATGGCCCTTAACTATATTTTTTACTATTTGTTGTTCTTAAATTTGTACCTTCAATTTCGTTGACAATAAATGACTATCTTATCCTTTAgcgtcacattttttttacttttgtcagTCTGGGTGTTTTACTGGTGTGACTAAAACATATTGGCATAAAGAATTGGCTTCCGGATCCCCTGATACCAGGTAACACATAACGTAGTGGCATTCTGTAACCATTTCTTGGCACAATAATCAGGAAACCTTTGTGAAATGGAGGTTCTGTAATGAAAGCATATACACGTGTGGTTCACAAGCCTTTAATTACTAACTTAGGCCTACTGCCCATCCTTGGACATGGGCCACAAAATGATCTAGTCTTTACATGATACTTAATTATTTACATCATGTAACATTACCTGTAACAGCCTCAAAATAATCAAGTTAAGTAAGAAATTTCCTTCATGTAACAAGTGTACCCAGGACTGTTTACCATATTTTGGAAGTCTCTTGTTTGCGCCTTCCTGACATGGGGACATTTTTATTCTTGGGGgacttttgtgtttatgtcCTTCTGTATTTTGTACACCTGTGGTGGTTGCTTCAAGTTGTAAATTGCCAGACATATCAACAGCACAATTGACCGATATTATTGGCTGCTTTTCAATTTTTTTAtacatcaaatgttttttattcattttaattcattgaGAGTCTTTTTCAATTTGCACATTGAAGTTGTCAGATGCTGAGGTTTTTTGAACTTATAGGTGCAACACACCCTataatttgtttcttttcttaaaatCTTTGTATGGCAGATGTTATGTGCGGTTGCGTGCAGCCTCtccctttcctctccctctttccctctctacctctccctcccctcttttcctctccactcacctgtgtttcatttcagtgaTTACAACCCTTGCGCTGTgagtggagagggagaaagtgtCATCATGGGGAAGGACATTcaaaaggaggagagaagaacAGAATGCGCAGCCAGCAGCTGGGGAACCTTCCCTTTTTCCGCCCTACCCCGGTAGATAACTGAGACAAGTTGCAAGCTAAGTTTTATTTCGTTGGAGGTTACCGGCAGTCCTGTTTTTGGGTTTTGATTtcaaagcagctgtttttccTTTAGGGACACACTGGGTTGGCCCAGACGCTACCTGCGTTTTATTATCTCCTTCGCTCCTATTTTTGTCTCAAATGACAATCCTTGtccaaataaaatcaacattatTTGGTGAGATCCTGTTGTGGCGTCCCTTATGTTCGGTCTCCTGCGAGCCATGCTTCATCTTTAACAGGAGGCGGTAACAGCAGATCTTACCTGTTGCCTAATTTAACAACATTACTGACACACCCACAACGAGGAGGTCATCTGCCAAGGGTGTCATCCCCCACCCCCCTAAAGTGGCAGTACCCTGTTCTCTTGATGcccaaaaaaatgtttgactgTCTTTTTAACCTTTGAAAactgtttgaaatgtgaacaagCCTATGTATATGTGCAATTACTACAAACCTTTTAGTTTTACAGTCAAGCACATATTTAAGGGCAACATTGATTCTTGCAAATTGAGCCAACAAGTATCCCCTTATAAAAAAATCTTGAAAGGAATGATGCTATCCTCCCTATGAGCCAACTGTTTGTACAGATTAACCACTTGGCTGCGAAGCTCAGGTCTCATATGGCCCTTTTCTACTATGGGCCCAGCTCGACACGGCATGGCACAGCACAGCACGACAcagattaggttgcatctccactagaaaaaaagtacctactcaatgtgggcggagtcatcactgcacagctgagtgaaactgcggtgagtTTGTttcacacacgacacacaaacgagtgtctagtgacttgtaaagcagttgtttgtttgtatttattcagtccttcctccatgtgtccctaaatacaacagactcctatgttaaatattgagattttagacatttccctggtaattgttagagattaacccacgtttttaggattgttaagtagttctaactgatctacagtttggcactgtcCAGTCTGGCAATGTCAGACATAGTACCTCCTCACCGTGCTTGGAACCTTACCagagcagatactaaaaaagtgcctggtaccaggtactatgctagtggaaacacaacttaactgTGCCATGGCAAGgcaagtagagccggtggaaacacgccaatagagggatggagggagttGTATACTGTAATATTCCCACCAATGGATGTAGACACGACCCATTGATCCCGAACACTGCGCATCTGCAGACAGATGCTGGGACAGGGTTGTGCTTATTGGCCATCAGAATCACTGTATCCCGTAAGCCATCAATGAGGGGATATTCATTCCTTATTAGGTGCTGCGCAGAGTTGATGTGCTTGTCGGTTAGCCACTGGTCTTCTTGTAGGATTTGTCTGTTCCTTTGTGTTAACTGTGTTTGCTTGATCACCAACCATTTAAAGTtcctattttcattttcagcaccTTTTGgggtatttccaccggctctactcgcctcgccacgattaggttgcatccccactacaataaaaagtacctacgtgggcggagtcatcaccgcACAGCTGcctgaaactgtggtgacttcgctttatacgcaacacacacacacacaaacgagtgactagtgattttacaccagactcctggtagttgttggcGATCAACCCGCGTTTTTTTaagattgttaagtagtttaaACTTTCTATCTACAATTCAGCACTGTTCGCCatgatttctgtccacatgtctccggagtacagactcctactccacagactacagtggCAGGGTCTGTGATGCCACTCGCGATCggcggcactctggccagtcagtggacagcagtctgaccaatcatcgcatagtacctattCAGCATACTTTTGGAACCTCGTACTAAAAATAGTATCTGGTACcaggctagtggaaacgctacttaaaccgtgccatgGCAAGAagattttattaatccccttagggaaattattcctctgcatttgacccatcctagaattaggagcagtgggctgccacactgagtagcgcccagggagtAATGGGAGTTGGGTACCTCAGCCCTTTTGGCTGGGTGGGGATTTGTCTCACTCTCAGCCTCCAAGTCACCGTCTACCACAGTTGTTTCAAGCTTTGGAACGTTCTCCTTGCtgtccacactgacactgacatgaAGAGttgatttcattatttcagcATGACGTACTGCAGTATTTTGGAGGCAACGTTGGTAGATCATGCTTGGTTGTCGGTcatctccctttctctttttttggggcTTGGAGTGTGAGATGATGTGGTGTGCGTTCCATCattcgacaagactgaatttctttttctcccaggaaagggctctcccaccacagatctaaccatcaccctcaacaactctgtggtaactccttctcacaccgcaaggaacctgggtgtgacacttgacgaccatctctccctcactgccaacattgctgcaacagctagatcttgcagatacatgttgcacaacatccgaaggattcggcctcttctaacccagaaggcggcacaggttctggtccaggctcttgtcatctcacgcttggattactgcaactccctcctggctggtcttcctgcatgcgccatacgacctctgcaactcatccagaatgcagcagctcgactggtcttcaacttacccaaattctcccacactacacccctcctccgctcccttcactggcttcctgtagctgctcgcatccgcttcaagactctagtgcttgcgttccatgctacaaacggatccggtccagcctacatccaggacatcatcaaaacctacaccccagcccgcccactccgctctgcatcgacaaaccggctcgctgccccctcactaagaggatcgcagaggcactcgcagaactcgagactgttcactgtcctcgctcccaaatggtggaacgatctccccatcgaccgggcagctgaaagcctccacatcttccgccaccgactaaaaacacatctcttccgactctacctcgactaagacgacaaaaaaaaaaaaaaccttgtacatcgcacttatgactagcacttcatagtttgttctacttgaagctgttacttacttctagctcttatttgtacccaaatgtttaaatgcacttttgtaagtcgctttggataaaagcgtctgcttaatgacatgtaatgtaatgtaatcatttcCTCCAACATGCTTGATAGCTCGTCCTTCACAGACTTGAGGTAGAGTTCGTCCTGGAGGCTGTATGTTACGTTTGTCATTTCGTGCAGAAGGCTGGCACATTCTCTGCGCAGTTTTCTCATTCttgtttgcttcttttctgGGAGATCACTATATACCGGTGGTGATGGAGATGGTGACGGTGGATCTGCTGTGGATGTTGTGGAGGGGCTGCTGCTGTCTTCTCTCGACCTCTCACTTGAACTACTTGAAGTTGAAGACATAAATGTGTTATCTAGGGATAAGAGGGGATTATCCATATATGCTGGTGACAGCTTCTTCCAGCCCCATTCTTGTGCTAGGTTCAAAACTGTACAGAAATAATTACAGGGCAACCTGTGCTTTGGCCAGTCTCTGCATGTGCAGGATGGCATattgtttgatgttgtttgcAAAGTTCACCTTGTGATGTTGACTGTTATCACTTGTGGTCTTGACATGAGgccatttattttatacattcaGGTTCAAAAGAAatgttcaaaaatatttttctactgtagTTTACAGAAAGAACCCTTCCAAGTCCTGGTAGAGGTCCTGTAGCCGTTCACATCTGTTTTCTCTGAGAGAAATACATAGTTAATATgtatcatttttaattgtttacagAGCagtggtgatttttattttcatattttatccAATgggattattgtcatttttcttatACTTTTTGGTTACTTCGTTTGttgctacattattttgttcTATTGGCATCCAAAGATAAGTAAATGAAACGTCAAGACCTATAAGCAGTGTCCCTGTGATTTTACAC is a genomic window of Solea senegalensis isolate Sse05_10M linkage group LG7, IFAPA_SoseM_1, whole genome shotgun sequence containing:
- the LOC122772851 gene encoding hatching enzyme 1.2-like isoform X1 → MVHMSIFRFSALALLLLSASCWADNEAEMDLGELSVSEVLERANSNLIRSTGEPTLIEGDIAIDNEAERNADPCTSRGCTWGKWTDGKVYIPYYITNHFSSRERSIITRGLESFSSFSCIRFRPTRSTDRDWLSIESQNGCWSYVGRRGGKQVVSLARSGCLYHGTVQHELLHALGFNHEQTRSDRDNHIRVVLGNVQSGMEHNFRKIATLNQGTSYDYNSVMQYHKYAFSKNNQPTMIPIPNANVSFGNAKEMSRLDIARLNTLYKC
- the LOC122772851 gene encoding hatching enzyme 1.2-like isoform X2 translates to MDLGELSVSEVLERANSNLIRSTGEPTLIEGDIAIDNEAERNADPCTSRGCTWGKWTDGKVYIPYYITNHFSSRERSIITRGLESFSSFSCIRFRPTRSTDRDWLSIESQNGCWSYVGRRGGKQVVSLARSGCLYHGTVQHELLHALGFNHEQTRSDRDNHIRVVLGNVQSGMEHNFRKIATLNQGTSYDYNSVMQYHKYAFSKNNQPTMIPIPNANVSFGNAKEMSRLDIARLNTLYKC